The nucleotide window TCGGCAGCGACTCATTCCCGCCGGCGGACCTCGTGGCTTTGGGGACGAGCGATGGGCCCGTCTCCTCACGTTCGCCGTTCGCATCTTGAACCGCATCAACTAAGAAGGAAAACCAGACTCATGCGTCATCCCCTTCACGGACAGATCGTGCTCGTAACTGGAGGCGGTAGCGGCATCGGCCGCCTCCTCGCCCTCGGAGCTGCGCGCCGCGGTGCCGAAGTCGTCATCTGGGACCTGTCGGAGGCGACCGCCGCCGGTGTAGCCGCGGAGATAACCGGCAGAGGCCACCGCGCACGCGCAGCCGCGGTCGACGTCTCCGATCGTGCCGCGGTCGAGGTCGCCGCCCAGGACGCGGGCCCGATCGATGTCCTCATCAACAACGCGGGTGTTGTCACAGGCAAGGACCTCCTCGATGCGTCCGACGAGGCCATCGAGCGCACTTTTCGTGTGAACACCCTGGCTCTGTTCTGGACCACGCGCGCGTTCCTCCCCGGGATGATGGCCCGTGACCGCGGCACTGTCGTAACAATCTCCAGCGCCGCGGGACTCGTCGGAGTCGCCCGGCA belongs to Rathayibacter caricis DSM 15933 and includes:
- a CDS encoding SDR family oxidoreductase produces the protein MRHPLHGQIVLVTGGGSGIGRLLALGAARRGAEVVIWDLSEATAAGVAAEITGRGHRARAAAVDVSDRAAVEVAAQDAGPIDVLINNAGVVTGKDLLDASDEAIERTFRVNTLALFWTTRAFLPGMMARDRGTVVTISSAAGLVGVARQTDYSASKFAAFGFAESLRVELAKKRARVNSLVVCPYYIDTGMFDGVKTKFPLVLPILKPENVAERILASVERGNSRLVMPRLLHALPVLRVFPVRGFDTVMRFLGVNSTMDYFVGRARP